A portion of the Candidatus Paceibacterota bacterium genome contains these proteins:
- a CDS encoding SEC-C metal-binding domain-containing protein has translation MTDEMSYGDAMEDEVRKIAARLGVADFVYTVPILSKGAGGSREVGDALLISNGRGAIIQVKTREPNSRSETGEAWLAKHGERAYRQGQGTRRQIGEKQKSGEILTAYPVRTENWALKVRGEAALSLDMDVSGWPTIIVVDHPNVDGTQPTRTDAFWITPDDWLMLNRAIRSVTGLLIYVERSLEAGPRVCPPLGHEDERFRQMVQADAVFSSTGGKSSRPWLTADSLNDPTGAQLYRELLERIWPENPEELPHVPIGDARRILEFLDGVPPSMQAEAGRWILKKRSEIVDGVWASGALMFNSERLFIFGCSPANSFVDIEHFDAKLASIACVRAKEISMQGVAITSLLAVGHIVGDGYIDYRYIYMEPPRDAPAELMRSIRHHHGMFNLKTREVNLIKAERNARCPCGSGLKFKYCDRA, from the coding sequence ATGACTGATGAGATGAGCTATGGAGATGCCATGGAAGACGAAGTGCGCAAAATTGCGGCTCGTCTGGGCGTTGCCGACTTCGTCTACACCGTTCCAATACTTTCCAAGGGGGCTGGCGGCAGTCGAGAGGTCGGCGACGCCCTGCTTATCTCTAATGGACGCGGGGCAATCATTCAGGTAAAGACCCGTGAACCAAATTCACGCTCCGAAACTGGCGAGGCATGGTTGGCTAAGCACGGCGAACGAGCGTACCGACAGGGACAAGGAACTCGACGACAGATTGGCGAAAAGCAAAAGTCCGGAGAGATACTCACTGCGTACCCTGTTCGCACAGAAAACTGGGCTCTAAAGGTTCGGGGAGAGGCTGCCCTTTCGTTGGACATGGATGTCTCAGGCTGGCCAACCATCATCGTGGTGGATCATCCAAATGTGGACGGAACTCAACCCACGAGAACCGATGCGTTTTGGATTACGCCTGACGATTGGTTAATGCTGAATCGTGCCATCCGATCAGTAACGGGACTATTGATCTACGTAGAGCGCTCTCTCGAAGCCGGTCCAAGAGTCTGCCCGCCACTAGGCCATGAAGACGAGCGATTTCGTCAAATGGTCCAAGCAGACGCAGTTTTCTCCTCCACAGGCGGGAAATCGAGTCGTCCCTGGCTGACTGCGGATTCTCTGAACGACCCGACTGGAGCACAGCTCTATCGAGAACTCCTTGAAAGGATCTGGCCAGAAAACCCAGAGGAGCTACCTCACGTACCGATTGGGGATGCGCGGCGGATTCTGGAATTTCTCGATGGCGTACCCCCTAGCATGCAAGCTGAAGCTGGTCGGTGGATTCTAAAAAAGCGTTCCGAAATAGTTGACGGAGTGTGGGCTTCCGGCGCATTGATGTTCAACAGTGAGCGTCTGTTTATCTTCGGTTGTTCACCGGCTAATTCGTTCGTAGATATTGAACACTTCGATGCCAAGCTTGCCTCTATCGCATGTGTTCGAGCTAAGGAAATTTCTATGCAAGGAGTCGCTATCACATCTCTTCTTGCCGTCGGCCACATAGTGGGAGATGGCTATATCGACTATCGGTACATCTATATGGAACCTCCTCGCGACGCTCCTGCAGAACTGATGCGGTCAATTAGACATCACCATGGAATGTTCAACCTGAAAACTCGCGAGGTGAACCTCATCAAAGCTGAACGCAATGCGAGATGTCCGTGCGGAAGTGGACTCAAGTTCAAGTACTGCGATAGGGCTTAA